Proteins from one Bacteroides zhangwenhongii genomic window:
- a CDS encoding phosphatidate cytidylyltransferase: MKELLDIIFPTLSDELIIVISLIIGLLITASLILFLVKKISPRTNISELSARTRSWWIMAGMFIGAVFISYNISYFFLAFLSFIAFRELYSVLGFREADRGALFWGILAIPIQYYLAYLAWYGAFIIFIPVVMFLVLPLRLVLKEDTHGITKSMALLQWILMLSVFGISHLAYLLSLPELPGFNAGGRGLLLFLVFLTEINDVMQFIWGKLLGRHKILPKVSPNKTWEGFLGGVISTTAIGYFLGFLTPLSAPNVLLVSALIAIAGFSGDVVISAIKRDKGIKDMGNSIPGHGGVFDRIDSLSYTAPVFFHLVYYIAY; this comes from the coding sequence ATGAAAGAACTACTGGATATCATATTTCCTACGCTAAGCGATGAACTGATTATCGTCATTTCGCTCATCATCGGACTGCTCATTACGGCAAGCCTTATTCTTTTTCTCGTAAAGAAGATCTCTCCAAGAACAAATATCAGCGAACTCTCCGCCCGCACACGTTCATGGTGGATCATGGCGGGTATGTTTATCGGTGCTGTATTTATCAGCTATAATATTTCTTATTTCTTCCTTGCCTTTCTCTCTTTCATTGCTTTCAGAGAACTGTATTCGGTGTTGGGATTCAGAGAGGCAGATCGCGGAGCATTATTCTGGGGGATACTGGCCATTCCCATTCAATATTACCTTGCTTACCTTGCCTGGTATGGAGCATTCATCATCTTCATCCCGGTAGTTATGTTTCTCGTATTACCCTTACGACTGGTTTTGAAAGAAGACACTCACGGAATCACCAAGTCGATGGCTTTATTACAGTGGATTCTAATGCTTTCGGTATTCGGTATCAGCCACCTCGCTTATCTCCTGTCACTTCCCGAACTGCCGGGATTCAATGCGGGGGGACGAGGTCTGCTATTATTCCTTGTATTCCTTACGGAAATCAACGATGTTATGCAATTTATCTGGGGCAAACTTCTCGGACGACATAAGATACTTCCGAAAGTAAGTCCGAACAAGACATGGGAAGGATTTTTAGGTGGTGTAATCAGCACTACCGCCATTGGTTACTTTCTCGGTTTCCTGACTCCCCTCTCCGCTCCTAACGTTCTTCTGGTAAGCGCTCTTATTGCCATTGCCGGATTCTCGGGAGACGTAGTCATCTCCGCCATCAAAAGGGATAAAGGAATTAAGGACATGGGGAACAGTATTCCCGGTCATGGAGGAGTATTCGACCGGATAGATTCTCTGTCCTACACCGCTCCCGTCTTTTTTCATTTAGTTTATTACATTGCATATTAA
- a CDS encoding lysophospholipid acyltransferase family protein, translating to MQAAIMQIIYKGICQWFLKLIVGVQFTDCRFLKKEKQFIILANHNSHLDTLSLLSSLPGKLLWKVKPVAAEDYFGKNRFQASISNYFINTLLIRRKGEKDSEHDPIRKMLEAIDAGYSLILFPEGTRGKPEQMGKIKSGIARILSLRPEVKYIPVFMTGMGRSLPKGKMILLPYKASIYYGMPTLVKSTDIHEILEQIADDFEIMKEKYQVIIDDEEE from the coding sequence ATGCAAGCTGCTATCATGCAGATTATATATAAAGGTATATGCCAATGGTTCTTGAAACTGATCGTAGGAGTTCAGTTCACCGATTGCCGATTCCTCAAGAAAGAAAAGCAGTTCATCATTCTAGCCAACCACAACAGCCATTTGGACACTTTAAGTTTATTATCTTCTCTGCCCGGAAAACTTTTATGGAAAGTCAAACCTGTAGCAGCAGAAGATTATTTCGGTAAAAACCGCTTTCAGGCTTCCATAAGTAACTATTTCATCAACACACTGCTAATCAGAAGGAAAGGAGAAAAAGATTCGGAACATGACCCGATCCGCAAAATGCTTGAAGCCATCGATGCAGGATATTCACTGATTCTTTTTCCGGAAGGAACCAGAGGAAAGCCGGAACAGATGGGAAAAATTAAATCCGGCATAGCCCGTATCCTGTCTCTGCGACCTGAAGTAAAATATATTCCCGTATTCATGACCGGCATGGGACGTTCTCTTCCCAAAGGTAAAATGATACTGTTACCATATAAAGCATCTATCTATTACGGTATGCCCACATTGGTAAAGAGCACGGATATACATGAAATATTGGAACAGATTGCAGATGATTTTGAAATAATGAAAGAAAAATATCAAGTCATTATTGACGACGAAGAAGAATAG
- a CDS encoding RNA polymerase sigma factor produces the protein MFFKRTISKLSDEELLTHYAQSGDTEYFGELYNRYIPLLYGLCLKYLQDEDRAQEAVMQLFEDLLPKLGNYEIKVFKPWLYRVAKNHCLQLLRKENKEIPLDYTINIMESDEFLHLLSEEESSEDRLKALHHCLEKLPEEQRTSITRFFLEEMSYADIVEQTGFTLNNVKSYIQNGKRNLKICIKKQTL, from the coding sequence TTGTTTTTTAAAAGAACCATATCCAAACTGTCGGACGAGGAGCTACTCACACACTACGCCCAGTCCGGGGATACGGAATATTTCGGTGAATTATACAACCGCTATATCCCGTTACTGTATGGACTGTGCCTGAAATATCTGCAAGACGAAGACCGGGCACAGGAAGCGGTCATGCAGTTGTTTGAAGATTTATTGCCTAAGCTGGGAAATTATGAGATCAAAGTGTTCAAGCCCTGGCTCTACCGGGTGGCAAAAAATCATTGCTTGCAACTTCTGCGGAAGGAGAATAAAGAAATTCCGTTAGATTACACCATTAATATTATGGAATCCGATGAATTTCTGCATCTATTAAGTGAAGAGGAAAGTTCGGAAGACCGGTTAAAAGCATTACATCACTGTCTCGAAAAGTTGCCCGAAGAACAACGGACCAGCATTACACGTTTCTTTTTAGAGGAAATGTCGTATGCGGATATTGTCGAACAGACCGGATTTACTCTGAATAATGTAAAAAGCTATATCCAGAACGGAAAGCGAAACTTAAAAATCTGTATCAAGAAACAAACCCTATGA
- a CDS encoding energy transducer TonB encodes MRLSDYIQGLRKGKEAHRLEKESMKDPFLADAIDGYNQVEGNHEQRIEQLRIQISARSTKKRNTYAIIWSVAACLVIGFGISSYFLFLKETPEPVIPIIPQKEIALAPIKTKTDSTPISPVSTKQADKKDIIAKSRTTISKPPSAPITTMPMEEETSDQTVAATDEEVIMTTGASDPESVKKMRIAKMAVIPTNDIIKGKVTDQKGEPLIGASVMYKGTNIGTVTDVNGEFSLLKKAENKQLTAQYIGYDPVEVPVDTSRTMLITMNEDQKGLSEVVVMGYGVNKKANKDNTPQPVDGKRKYQKYLKENLVRPTDETCAQVKGKVVLTFLVNRDGRPFHIKVKKSLCESSDKEAIRLVQEGPDWTYGNKQAEVTVKFD; translated from the coding sequence ATGAGACTATCGGACTACATACAAGGACTCCGCAAAGGAAAAGAAGCACATCGGTTGGAAAAAGAGTCGATGAAAGACCCTTTCCTGGCTGATGCGATAGATGGATACAACCAAGTGGAGGGAAATCACGAACAACGGATTGAGCAACTGCGGATACAAATTTCTGCCCGTTCTACAAAGAAAAGAAATACCTACGCTATCATTTGGAGTGTTGCCGCCTGTCTGGTGATCGGATTCGGAATCAGCAGCTATTTCCTGTTCCTGAAAGAGACACCAGAGCCTGTCATTCCGATAATTCCACAAAAGGAAATCGCACTAGCTCCCATAAAGACAAAGACGGATTCCACTCCTATTTCCCCAGTTTCCACGAAACAAGCGGATAAGAAAGATATCATCGCCAAAAGCCGGACTACCATTTCCAAGCCTCCAAGTGCTCCCATTACAACAATGCCTATGGAGGAGGAAACTTCGGATCAAACGGTTGCAGCGACAGACGAAGAAGTAATAATGACAACAGGAGCTTCTGATCCCGAATCCGTCAAAAAGATGAGAATAGCTAAAATGGCAGTTATTCCCACCAATGATATAATCAAAGGAAAAGTGACCGACCAAAAAGGGGAACCGCTTATCGGCGCCAGCGTAATGTACAAAGGAACGAATATCGGAACCGTTACAGATGTGAATGGAGAATTTTCATTACTCAAAAAAGCAGAGAACAAGCAGTTGACAGCACAGTATATCGGATATGACCCGGTAGAAGTTCCGGTAGATACCAGCCGGACAATGCTCATTACCATGAACGAAGACCAAAAAGGACTCAGCGAAGTGGTGGTAATGGGATACGGAGTCAATAAAAAGGCAAATAAAGATAACACTCCGCAACCCGTTGACGGAAAACGTAAATATCAGAAATATCTGAAAGAGAATCTGGTCCGTCCGACGGACGAAACGTGCGCACAAGTGAAAGGAAAAGTGGTATTGACCTTTCTGGTCAATAGGGACGGACGGCCTTTCCACATTAAAGTAAAGAAGAGTCTCTGCGAATCTTCCGACAAAGAGGCAATCCGTCTGGTTCAGGAAGGACCGGACTGGACATACGGAAACAAGCAGGCGGAGGTAACCGTCAAATTCGATTAA
- a CDS encoding pyridoxamine kinase: protein MYANKVKKIAAIHDLSGMGRVSLTVVIPILSSMGFQVCPLPTAVLSNHTQYPGFSFLDLTDEMPKIIAEWKKLEVQFDAIYTGYLGSPKQIQIVSDFIRDFRQPDSLIVADPVLGDNGRLYANFDGEMVKEMRHLITKADVVTPNLTELFYLLDRPYKADNTDEELKEYLRLLSDKGPDVVIITSVPVHGEPHKTSVYAYNRQGNRYWKVTCPYLPAHYPGTGDTFTSVITGSLMQGDSLPMALDRATQFILQGIRATFGYEYDNREGILLEKVLHNLDMPIQMASYELI from the coding sequence ATGTATGCCAATAAAGTAAAGAAAATAGCTGCCATTCATGACCTTTCGGGGATGGGGCGCGTATCTCTCACGGTCGTTATCCCTATTCTTTCATCTATGGGCTTTCAAGTCTGTCCGCTGCCTACGGCTGTGCTGTCCAATCACACGCAATATCCCGGTTTCTCTTTTCTCGATCTGACGGACGAAATGCCGAAGATTATTGCCGAATGGAAAAAACTGGAAGTGCAGTTCGATGCTATCTATACGGGATATCTGGGCTCTCCGAAGCAGATTCAGATCGTTTCCGATTTTATCAGGGACTTCCGGCAGCCGGATAGTTTAATCGTGGCTGATCCCGTGTTGGGAGATAACGGTCGGCTGTACGCTAATTTTGATGGGGAGATGGTGAAGGAGATGCGTCACTTGATTACAAAAGCGGATGTAGTTACCCCGAATTTGACAGAACTGTTTTATCTGTTGGACAGGCCTTATAAAGCGGACAATACAGATGAGGAGTTGAAAGAATATCTTCGGCTCTTGTCTGATAAAGGTCCTGATGTGGTTATCATAACCAGTGTTCCCGTACATGGTGAACCTCATAAAACTTCTGTTTATGCTTATAACCGTCAAGGAAACCGTTATTGGAAGGTGACTTGTCCTTATCTGCCTGCCCATTATCCGGGTACAGGGGATACTTTTACAAGTGTTATCACGGGGTCTTTGATGCAGGGTGACAGTTTGCCAATGGCGTTGGACCGTGCCACGCAGTTTATTCTACAGGGTATTCGCGCTACTTTCGGATATGAGTATGATAACCGCGAGGGTATTTTGTTGGAAAAAGTACTCCATAATCTGGATATGCCGATACAAATGGCCAGTTATGAACTGATTTAA
- a CDS encoding LutC/YkgG family protein encodes MSSREEILASIRKNTQVRYDKPDIADMKQLSYPDKIEQFCAISRAVGGTAVVLGEGEDVNAVIRRTYPEAMRIASVLPDISCATFNPDNLDDPKELDGTDVAVVKGEIGVAENGAVWIPQTVKYKAVYFISEKLVILLDRNKIVDTMYDAYRELDGQEYKFGTFISGPSKTADIEQALVMGAHGAKDVLVILM; translated from the coding sequence ATGAGCAGTAGAGAAGAAATATTAGCCAGTATCCGCAAAAATACGCAAGTTCGTTATGATAAGCCGGATATTGCGGATATGAAACAGTTGTCATATCCCGATAAAATAGAACAGTTTTGTGCTATCAGCCGTGCGGTGGGAGGCACGGCTGTTGTATTGGGTGAGGGAGAAGATGTGAATGCGGTGATTCGTCGGACCTATCCGGAGGCTATGCGCATTGCTTCCGTGTTGCCGGATATTTCGTGCGCGACGTTCAATCCCGATAATCTGGATGACCCGAAAGAGTTGGACGGCACGGATGTGGCTGTGGTGAAAGGAGAAATCGGAGTTGCTGAGAACGGGGCTGTCTGGATTCCGCAAACAGTAAAGTATAAAGCTGTTTATTTCATTTCGGAGAAGTTGGTTATCTTGCTCGACCGGAATAAGATAGTGGATACGATGTATGACGCTTACCGTGAATTGGACGGGCAGGAATATAAATTCGGCACGTTTATTTCCGGTCCTTCAAAGACTGCTGATATCGAACAGGCTTTGGTGATGGGAGCACATGGAGCAAAGGACGTATTGGTAATATTGATGTAG
- a CDS encoding lactate utilization protein B, whose product MSTKHSKAAEKFLQDSKMAAWHNETLWMVRAKRDKMSKEVPEWEELRNKACELKLYSNSHLEELLLEFEKNATANGAIVHWAKDADEYCAIVYEILNEHNVHHFIKSKSMLAEECGLNPFLMERGIDVVESDLGERILQLMHLEPSHIVLPAIHIKREQVGELFEKEMGTEKGNFDPTYLTHAARKNLRHLFLNAEAAMTGANFAVASTGDIVVCTNEGNADMGTSYPKLNIAAFGMEKIVPDLEALGVFTRLLARSATGQPVTTYTSHYRRPREGGEYHIIIVDNGRSALLSKTDHIKTLNCIRCGACMNTCPVYRRSGGYSYTYFIPGPIGINLGMAHDPEKYYDNLSACSLCMSCSDVCPVKVDLAEQIYKWRQDLDGLGKANTGKKIMSGGMKFLMERPALFNAALWAAPMINSLPRFMKYNDFDDWGKGRELPEFAKESFNEMWKKNKVQGKEESK is encoded by the coding sequence ATGAGTACAAAACATTCAAAGGCTGCCGAGAAGTTCTTGCAGGACAGCAAGATGGCAGCATGGCATAACGAAACCCTTTGGATGGTCCGTGCCAAGAGGGATAAGATGAGTAAGGAAGTTCCCGAATGGGAAGAGTTGCGCAACAAGGCCTGTGAACTGAAACTATATTCCAACAGCCATCTCGAAGAACTCCTGCTGGAGTTTGAAAAGAATGCTACCGCCAATGGCGCTATCGTGCATTGGGCGAAAGACGCTGATGAATATTGTGCCATTGTGTACGAGATACTGAATGAACATAATGTGCATCATTTCATCAAAAGTAAATCCATGCTTGCAGAGGAATGTGGGTTGAATCCTTTCCTGATGGAGCGTGGTATCGATGTTGTGGAGTCCGATTTGGGCGAGCGTATTCTGCAATTGATGCATCTCGAACCGAGTCATATCGTGTTGCCTGCCATCCACATCAAACGGGAACAGGTGGGTGAACTCTTTGAGAAAGAGATGGGAACGGAAAAAGGTAACTTTGATCCTACTTATCTGACTCATGCCGCCCGTAAGAACCTGCGTCATCTTTTTCTGAATGCCGAAGCTGCCATGACTGGCGCTAACTTTGCCGTTGCTTCGACCGGTGATATCGTGGTGTGTACCAATGAAGGAAATGCCGATATGGGAACTTCATATCCGAAGCTGAATATTGCTGCTTTCGGTATGGAAAAGATTGTGCCGGACCTGGAGGCGTTGGGGGTATTTACCCGTTTGCTGGCACGTTCGGCTACCGGACAACCGGTTACAACCTATACTTCCCATTACCGTCGCCCTCGCGAAGGAGGTGAATATCACATCATTATTGTGGACAATGGCCGGAGTGCATTGCTGTCCAAGACCGACCATATCAAGACACTGAATTGTATTCGTTGCGGTGCGTGTATGAATACTTGTCCCGTATATCGTCGAAGCGGTGGATACTCTTATACTTATTTTATTCCCGGTCCTATCGGGATCAATCTGGGTATGGCCCATGATCCGGAGAAATATTATGATAATCTTTCTGCCTGCTCTCTGTGTATGTCCTGCTCTGATGTCTGTCCGGTGAAAGTGGATCTTGCCGAACAGATTTATAAGTGGCGTCAGGATTTGGACGGACTGGGCAAGGCGAATACGGGAAAGAAGATCATGTCCGGTGGAATGAAGTTCCTGATGGAGCGTCCGGCATTGTTCAATGCTGCTTTGTGGGCGGCTCCGATGATAAACAGCCTGCCACGATTTATGAAATACAATGATTTCGATGATTGGGGAAAGGGACGTGAGTTGCCGGAATTTGCCAAAGAATCGTTTAATGAGATGTGGAAGAAGAACAAAGTGCAGGGAAAGGAGGAATCTAAATGA
- a CDS encoding (Fe-S)-binding protein: MKVGLFIPCYINAIYPNVGVASYKLLKSLGVDVDYPLDQTCCGQPMANAGFEDESMKLALRFDDLFQQYDYIVGPSASCVAFVKENHPGILEKEGHVCQSAGKIYDLCDFIHDVIKPTKLPARFPHKVSIHNSCHGVRELFNSAPSELNIPYYNKLRDLLNLVEGIEVFEPSHIDECCGFGGMFAVEEQAVSVCMGRDKVKDHMATGAEYIVGADSSCLMHMQGVIKREHLPIQIIHIVEILTSQS; the protein is encoded by the coding sequence ATGAAAGTAGGTTTGTTTATTCCTTGTTATATCAATGCTATATATCCCAATGTGGGGGTGGCATCGTATAAGCTATTAAAAAGTCTGGGAGTAGACGTCGATTATCCGTTGGATCAGACTTGTTGCGGACAACCGATGGCGAATGCCGGTTTTGAAGATGAATCAATGAAGCTGGCACTCCGTTTTGATGATTTGTTTCAACAATATGACTACATTGTCGGTCCCTCCGCCAGTTGTGTCGCTTTTGTGAAAGAGAATCATCCGGGTATTTTAGAGAAAGAAGGTCATGTCTGTCAGAGTGCGGGAAAAATTTATGACCTTTGCGATTTCATCCACGATGTGATCAAACCCACGAAACTGCCTGCACGCTTTCCGCACAAAGTCAGTATTCACAACAGTTGTCACGGTGTGCGTGAATTGTTCAACTCCGCTCCCAGCGAATTAAATATCCCTTATTACAATAAATTGCGTGATTTGCTCAATCTAGTAGAAGGAATCGAGGTGTTCGAACCCAGCCACATTGACGAATGCTGCGGCTTTGGCGGAATGTTTGCCGTAGAAGAGCAAGCTGTTTCCGTATGTATGGGGCGCGATAAGGTGAAAGACCACATGGCTACCGGAGCCGAGTATATTGTCGGAGCGGACAGTTCCTGCCTGATGCATATGCAAGGCGTTATCAAACGGGAACATCTGCCCATTCAGATTATCCATATTGTAGAAATTCTAACATCGCAATCATGA
- a CDS encoding YbaN family protein, whose translation MKTLYIVIGTISLALGILGIFLPLLPTTPFLLLTAALYFKGSSRLYNWLLNHRYFGPYIRNYRENKAIPLRAKIVSLVLMWGTMFYCIFFLIPLIWVKVLLGLIAAGVTYHILSFKTLK comes from the coding sequence ATGAAGACTCTATATATTGTTATAGGAACGATTTCCCTAGCACTCGGCATTCTCGGCATTTTTCTGCCGCTATTGCCTACCACACCTTTCCTGCTACTTACCGCAGCCCTTTATTTCAAAGGGTCGTCCCGTCTATATAACTGGTTGCTCAATCATCGTTATTTTGGTCCTTATATCCGCAACTACCGTGAAAATAAAGCGATTCCTCTCCGCGCCAAGATAGTTTCCCTCGTACTAATGTGGGGAACCATGTTTTATTGTATTTTCTTCCTGATTCCCCTGATATGGGTAAAGGTTCTCTTGGGACTGATTGCCGCAGGAGTCACTTATCATATCCTTTCTTTCAAGACATTGAAATAA
- a CDS encoding 5'-methylthioadenosine/S-adenosylhomocysteine nucleosidase family protein has product MLKILVTYAVQGEFVEIKWPDVEPYYVRTGIGKVKSAFHLAEAIRQVQPDLVLNMGSAGTVNHQVGDIFVCRKFVDRDMQKMKEFGLECEIDSSALLEEKGFCKHWTENGICNTGDGFLTELTHVNGDVVDMEAYAQAFVCRSKEIPFISVKYVTDIIGQNSVKHWEDKLADARQGLSNYFNVLKERI; this is encoded by the coding sequence ATGTTGAAAATATTAGTGACCTACGCCGTTCAAGGCGAATTTGTAGAGATAAAATGGCCTGATGTCGAACCGTATTATGTGCGCACAGGCATTGGAAAAGTAAAATCGGCTTTTCATCTGGCAGAAGCAATCCGCCAGGTACAGCCGGATTTGGTGTTGAATATGGGAAGTGCCGGAACAGTCAATCATCAGGTAGGAGATATCTTTGTCTGCCGTAAGTTTGTGGATCGTGATATGCAGAAGATGAAAGAGTTCGGATTGGAGTGCGAGATTGATTCATCGGCTCTGCTCGAAGAAAAAGGTTTCTGTAAACATTGGACGGAAAACGGGATTTGTAATACCGGAGACGGGTTCCTGACGGAATTAACCCATGTAAATGGAGACGTTGTAGATATGGAAGCTTATGCACAGGCATTCGTTTGCCGTTCGAAAGAGATTCCTTTTATTTCCGTGAAATACGTGACAGACATCATCGGTCAGAATTCTGTGAAACATTGGGAAGATAAACTTGCAGATGCACGCCAGGGGCTATCTAATTATTTCAATGTCTTGAAAGAAAGGATATGA
- a CDS encoding helix-turn-helix transcriptional regulator — translation MAKDLFNRYIWLVDTIYRVGKITFEEINERWVRSEMSGGEEIPLRTFHNHRKAIEELFDINIECNKRDGYSYYIENKEDIEKAGVRNWLLNTFAVNNLINESRKLKTRILFEEIPSGRQYLTPIIEAMRDNFTIELTYQSFWRDEPHTFRVEPYCVKVFKQRWYVVGRAPHYDEIRTYALERIHGFQITEKSFVYPKDFDPQSYFLTSFGITVDESCEIERIRIKTLGNKTKYIQALPLHHSQQEVERTAEYSIFEYLLRPTYDFCQELLSHGSDLEVLSPQPLREQIKSIVKNMEQFYG, via the coding sequence ATGGCTAAAGATTTATTTAATAGATACATTTGGCTGGTGGATACAATCTACCGGGTGGGAAAAATTACATTTGAAGAAATAAACGAGAGATGGGTGCGTAGTGAGATGAGTGGTGGAGAGGAAATTCCTCTCCGCACTTTTCATAACCATAGAAAAGCAATAGAAGAACTATTTGATATAAACATAGAATGCAATAAACGAGATGGTTATTCTTATTATATAGAGAATAAGGAGGATATAGAAAAGGCAGGAGTACGTAATTGGCTGCTAAATACGTTTGCTGTAAATAATCTGATAAACGAAAGCCGTAAACTCAAAACACGCATTTTATTTGAAGAAATTCCATCTGGCAGACAATATTTGACTCCTATTATTGAAGCAATGCGGGATAATTTTACAATAGAACTGACTTATCAGAGTTTTTGGCGGGATGAGCCGCACACTTTTAGGGTAGAACCTTATTGTGTTAAAGTATTTAAGCAGAGATGGTATGTGGTAGGTCGTGCTCCTCATTATGATGAAATACGTACTTATGCATTGGAACGTATTCACGGTTTTCAAATTACGGAGAAGAGTTTTGTGTATCCGAAAGATTTTGATCCTCAATCTTATTTTCTTACAAGTTTTGGTATTACAGTGGATGAATCTTGTGAAATAGAACGGATAAGAATAAAGACTTTAGGAAATAAGACTAAGTATATTCAGGCTTTACCATTACATCATTCTCAACAAGAGGTTGAACGTACTGCAGAGTATTCTATTTTTGAATATTTATTGCGTCCAACGTATGACTTCTGTCAGGAATTGTTGTCTCATGGAAGCGATTTGGAGGTATTATCTCCTCAACCGTTGAGAGAGCAAATAAAAAGTATAGTGAAGAATATGGAACAATTTTATGGCTAA
- a CDS encoding VWA domain-containing protein, with product MERSESKDEKDQLCLSIIGQRKYFIKEYLNKVFDSIPVYISRDVGAMEILEIFLKESLINKHDLNLFAQEESYFYECMRMDSILFLQNWGRLCKALKNTYQVDDSFFFYFSSKLESGDSYAQEELLLWWKKQLTRKQLAYWIKLLDYYRKKFQKFVCTTIRQERSSFKDKNLWWSLGEGIWEKMDISIYEKYKLLFEHNDSLQNLADILGKRTIRKRDENRMGNKQEMTVTKTKADIIGIYEGNDLSSILCSEFALLHQGIDCLFYKKYASHQLEQWLYGYKESLTEKVGSVLFQEKKGPVIICLDTSGSMLGSPEIVAKAACYGIIYMALQERRKVFIITFSVKTKCLELTNWQKDISKIEDFLSHSFYGGTRIDFALQQTVELLNTQCYRQADVLLISDFVMPKLSVDIVTDIKKCQEQETIFHSLQIGGFDNHSILQLMNKKWKYNEDSGDIIFIK from the coding sequence ATGGAGAGGAGTGAATCTAAAGACGAAAAAGATCAATTGTGTTTATCCATAATTGGTCAGAGAAAATATTTTATAAAGGAGTATTTAAATAAGGTGTTTGATTCTATTCCTGTTTATATCAGTCGAGATGTTGGTGCAATGGAAATACTGGAAATATTTTTAAAAGAGTCTTTGATAAATAAGCATGATTTGAATTTATTTGCTCAGGAAGAATCTTATTTTTACGAATGTATGCGGATGGATTCTATTTTGTTTCTACAAAACTGGGGGAGGCTGTGTAAAGCTTTGAAAAATACCTATCAAGTTGATGACAGTTTCTTTTTCTATTTTAGTTCAAAATTAGAGAGTGGAGATAGTTATGCACAAGAGGAATTATTGTTATGGTGGAAAAAACAGTTGACAAGGAAACAGTTAGCTTATTGGATAAAGTTATTGGATTACTATAGAAAGAAGTTTCAGAAATTTGTATGTACTACAATAAGACAAGAACGTTCCTCTTTTAAAGATAAGAATCTTTGGTGGAGCCTCGGTGAAGGCATATGGGAGAAAATGGATATTTCGATTTATGAGAAATATAAACTTTTATTTGAGCATAATGATTCACTACAAAATTTGGCAGACATATTGGGAAAGAGAACAATTAGAAAACGAGATGAAAACAGAATGGGGAATAAACAGGAAATGACAGTGACGAAAACAAAAGCTGATATCATCGGTATTTATGAAGGTAATGATTTAAGTAGTATTTTATGTAGTGAGTTTGCATTACTACATCAAGGTATAGATTGTTTGTTTTATAAGAAATATGCTTCTCATCAATTAGAGCAGTGGCTATATGGGTATAAGGAATCATTAACAGAAAAAGTAGGGAGCGTTCTCTTTCAAGAAAAAAAAGGCCCAGTCATTATTTGTCTGGATACAAGTGGATCAATGCTCGGTTCTCCAGAAATCGTGGCTAAAGCAGCTTGTTATGGTATTATCTATATGGCTTTACAAGAAAGAAGGAAAGTCTTTATTATTACTTTTTCTGTGAAAACGAAGTGTCTTGAATTAACTAATTGGCAGAAAGATATAAGTAAGATTGAAGATTTTCTGTCCCATTCATTTTATGGGGGGACACGAATCGATTTTGCTCTACAGCAAACTGTAGAATTGTTGAATACACAGTGCTATAGACAGGCAGACGTGTTGTTAATATCAGATTTTGTAATGCCTAAGTTATCTGTAGACATTGTCACTGATATAAAGAAATGTCAGGAACAGGAGACCATTTTTCACAGTCTACAGATAGGAGGCTTTGATAATCACAGTATCTTGCAGTTGATGAATAAGAAATGGAAATATAATGAGGATAGCGGAGATATTATTTTTATAAAGTGA